One Caloenas nicobarica isolate bCalNic1 chromosome 31, bCalNic1.hap1, whole genome shotgun sequence genomic region harbors:
- the DAP3 gene encoding small ribosomal subunit protein mS29: protein MLRSLKGLVYHPLKLDRGFALHTAAKDCLSSLATQDAQTAAERPRAVFYTNENNPANHTEQHEGRLYSIPLDEVKIVFPHGLPYRFQQQIKTFNEACVMVRKPALELFTYLKNTNFAHPAVRYVIYGERGTGKTMTLCHLVHYCTRQGWLVLHIPDAHLWVKNCRELLQSSYNKERLDQPLQASSWLKNFKTSNERFLKEIKTHKKYMWGKRESTEEGRPLAEVVEQGLARVRNASDAVGVVLKELKQQSRLGLFRLLVAVDGVNALWGRTTLKKEDKSPVSPEELTLVYNLRKMLMNDWSGGAAVMTLSQTGSLFKPSSAYLPQELLGKEGFDALDPFVPIPVPNYSPREFESCYHYYLQRKWLQHEKAHTEAGKEELRFLSGSNPRQLDRLAGPL, encoded by the exons ATGCTGAGAAGTCTCAAAGGACTCGTCTACCATCCCCTGAAG ttgGACCGTGGGTTTGCCCTCCACACGGCAGCCAAGGATTGCCTGAGTTCCCTCGCCACCCAGGATGCCCAAACAGCGGCCGAAAGACCAAGAGCAGTTTTCTATACCAATGAGAACAACCCG gcCAACCACACAGAACAGCACGAGGGTCGTCTTTACAGCATCCCGCTCGACGAGGTGAAAATCGTGTTTCCGCATGGACTCCCCTATCGCTTCCAGCAGCAG ATCAAGACCTTCAACGAAGCCTGCGTGATGGTGCGAAAACCCGCTCTGGAGCTTTTCACTTACCTGAAGAACACCAACTTCGCACACCCAGCCGTCAGATACGTGATCT ATGGCGAAAGAGGAACGGGGAAAACCATGACGCTGTGTCACCTGGTTCACTACTgcaccaggcagggctggctggtgCTGCACATCCCGGACG CTCATCTCTGGGTGAAAAACTGTAGAGAGCTTTTGCAGTCCTCCTACAACAAAGAACGGCTCGATCAGCCTTTGCAAGCGTCTTCCTGGCTCAAGAACTTCAAAACCTCCAATGAGCGCTTCCTAAAAGAG ataaaaacacacaaaaaatacatgTGGGGCAAACGAGAAAGCACAGAGGAGGGCAGACCGCTGGCTGAAGTGGTGGAGCAG GGTTTAGCTCGGGTGAGAAACGCCAGCGATGCCGTCGGGGTGGTGCTCAAAGAACTGAAGCAGCAAAGCCGTCTGGGTTTGTTCCGGCTCCTTGTGGCTGTGGACGGCGTCAACGCGCTCTGGGGAAGGACCACGTTAAAGAAGGAAGACAAAAGCCCC GTTTCTCCAGAGGAGCTGACACTTGTGTACAATCTACGGAAGATGCTGATGAACGACTGG AGCGGAGGTGCGGCGGTGATGACCCTCAGCCAGACCGGCTCTCTCTTCAAGCCCAGTTCCGCCTATttgccccaggagctgctgggaaag GAGGGTTTCGACGCGCTGGATCCCTtcgtccccatccccgtccccaacTACAGCCCACGGGAGTTCGAGAGCTGTTACCACTACTACCTGCAGCGCAAGTGGCTGCAGCACGAGAAAG CGCACACGGAGGCCGGGAAGGAGGAGCTGCGGTTCCTGAGCGGCTCCAACCCGCGGCAGCTGGACCGGCTGGCGGGGCCTCTCTAG
- the MSTO1 gene encoding protein misato homolog 1 isoform X3, with translation MENAPSEGKGGSSASVPGAAPARDGPVRLWSDYLNVRLHPKSLYVIPQYMHDGECGVLEAFGQGERLLQDPGCLEELEDRLHFYVEECDYLQGFQVLCDLHDGFSGVGAKVTELLYDEYSGKGILTWGLTPLASPGDHRKDVCRLLNTVLGTVHLARHSSLLCPLSLSGTLGIKPQPPVTFPYIDYDASLNYHSSAILAAALDTLTAPYRLRAAPGSMAHLAESLHFSGRKVVAAWASLPFPVRCGLALPDILGARGQDVPWEPLSSCRDPKLGRCFAQSVVLRGIREESGGSSRPGQPPASPLHACGVEETLQRYLHGAFPGAFSTCYVLEQPCPTLPPFPQFFSPLLSGRGFLLDKPPARSSAAVESVPVLAALQSAPVLHQLLWGLRRDARRLNTRRWASFFAAGVEQDDFQEALEELGTLAQCYQNGFRDEDDADSD, from the exons ATG GAAAACGCTCCCTCTGAGGGAAAAGGAGGTTCCAGCGCGTCGGTTCCAG GGGCGGCTCCGGCCCGGGACGGTCCCGTCCGGCTCTGGTCCGATTACCTCAACGTGCGCCTGCACCCCAAGAGCCTCTACGTGATCCCTCAGTACATGCACGACGG GGAGTGCGGCGTTCTCGAAGCCTTTGGCCAAGGCGAGCGGCTCCTGCAGGATCCCGGCTGCCTCGAGGAGCTGGAGGATCGGCTGCATTTCTACGTCGAGGAGTGCGATTATCTGCAG GGGTTTCAGGTCCTTTGCGACCTGCACGACGGGTTCTCCGGGGTCGGCGCCAAAGTGACGGAGCTGCTGTACGACGAGTATTCGGGCAAAGGGATCCTGACCTGGGGCTTGACGCCGCTCGCCAGCCCCGGC GATCATCGGAAGGACGTTTGCCGGCTGCTGAACACGGTGCTGGGCACGGTGCACCTGGCCCGGCAcagctccctcctctgccccttGTCACTCAGCGGGACTTTGGGGATTAAACCACAACCTCCCGTCACGTTTCCGTACATCGACTACGAC GCGTCGCTCAACTACCACAGCAGCGCGATTTTGGCCGCGGCGCTGGACACGCTGACGGCTCCGTATCggctccgcgccgccccgggCTCCATGGCGCACCTCGCCGAGTCGCTTCACTTCTCCGGGAGGAAG GTTGTGGCCGCGTGggcttctctccccttccccgtCCGCTGCGGCCTCGCGCTCCCCGATATTTTGGGCGCCCGCGGGCAGGACGTGCCCTGGGAGCCGCTGTCGTCGTGTCGGGACCCGAAGCTCGGCCGCTGCTTCGCTCAGTCCGTGGTGCTGCGGGGGATCCGTGAAGAAAGCGGCGGCAG CAGCCGCCCGGGGCAGCCGCCGGCATCTCCGCTGCACGCGTGCGGCGTCGAGGAGACGCTGCAGCGTTACCTGCACGGCGCCTTTCCCGGGGCCTTCAG CACGTGCTACGTGCTGGAGCAGCCGTGCCCGACGCTCCCCCCGTTCCCCCAGTTCTTCTCTCCCCTCCTGAGCGGACGCGGTTTCCTGCTGGACAAACCCCCCGCTCGTTCCTCTGCAG CGGTGGAGAGCGTCCCGGTGCTGGCGGCGCTGCAGTCGGCCCCGGTTCTgcaccagctgctctggggtttGCGCCGGGACGCGCGGAGGTTGAACACGCGGCGCTGGGCGAGTTTCTTCGCGGCCGGGGTGGAACAGGACGATTTCCAGGAGGCCCTGGAGGAGCTCGGGACGCTGGCCCAGTGCTACCAGAACGGGTTTCGGGACGAGGACGACGCCGATTCAGACTAA
- the MSTO1 gene encoding protein misato homolog 1 isoform X2, with product MPGEAVTVQLGHYAGCVGAHWWGLQAAALLRPDAAELRSSALLRAGRDARTPRTPRLVALELKGGVGALGPGGTAGEPGAPATWDGDVADYRESSGGGSAPRAGGDSTENAPSEGKGGSSASVPGAAPARDGPVRLWSDYLNVRLHPKSLYVIPQYMHDGECGVLEAFGQGERLLQDPGCLEELEDRLHFYVEECDYLQGFQVLCDLHDGFSGVGAKVTELLYDEYSGKGILTWGLTPLASPGDHRKDVCRLLNTVLGTVHLARHSSLLCPLSLSGTLGIKPQPPVTFPYIDYDASLNYHSSAILAAALDTLTAPYRLRAAPGSMAHLAESLHFSGRKVVAAWASLPFPVRCGLALPDILGARGQDVPWEPLSSCRDPKLGRCFAQSVVLRGIREESGGSRPGQPPASPLHACGVEETLQRYLHGAFPGAFSTCYVLEQPCPTLPPFPQFFSPLLSGRGFLLDKPPARSSAAVESVPVLAALQSAPVLHQLLWGLRRDARRLNTRRWASFFAAGVEQDDFQEALEELGTLAQCYQNGFRDEDDADSD from the exons ATGCCGGGGGAGGCGGTGACGGTGCAGCTCGGGCACTACGCGGGGTGCGTGGGAGCGCACtggtgggggctgcag GCCGCCGCGCTGCTGCGGCCCGATGCCGCCGAGCTCCGCAGCTCCGCGCTGCTCCGCGCCGGCCGGGACGCGCGGACCCCGCGAACCCCGCGCCTGGTGGCGCTGGAGCTGAAAG GCGGCGTGGGCGCGCTGGGGCCCGGCGGCACCGCGGGGGAACCGGGCGCACCGGCGACATG GGACGGGGACGTGGCCGATTACCGGGAGAGCTCGGGCGGGGGCTCCGCACCGCGGGCCGGCGGGGACAGCACG GAAAACGCTCCCTCTGAGGGAAAAGGAGGTTCCAGCGCGTCGGTTCCAG GGGCGGCTCCGGCCCGGGACGGTCCCGTCCGGCTCTGGTCCGATTACCTCAACGTGCGCCTGCACCCCAAGAGCCTCTACGTGATCCCTCAGTACATGCACGACGG GGAGTGCGGCGTTCTCGAAGCCTTTGGCCAAGGCGAGCGGCTCCTGCAGGATCCCGGCTGCCTCGAGGAGCTGGAGGATCGGCTGCATTTCTACGTCGAGGAGTGCGATTATCTGCAG GGGTTTCAGGTCCTTTGCGACCTGCACGACGGGTTCTCCGGGGTCGGCGCCAAAGTGACGGAGCTGCTGTACGACGAGTATTCGGGCAAAGGGATCCTGACCTGGGGCTTGACGCCGCTCGCCAGCCCCGGC GATCATCGGAAGGACGTTTGCCGGCTGCTGAACACGGTGCTGGGCACGGTGCACCTGGCCCGGCAcagctccctcctctgccccttGTCACTCAGCGGGACTTTGGGGATTAAACCACAACCTCCCGTCACGTTTCCGTACATCGACTACGAC GCGTCGCTCAACTACCACAGCAGCGCGATTTTGGCCGCGGCGCTGGACACGCTGACGGCTCCGTATCggctccgcgccgccccgggCTCCATGGCGCACCTCGCCGAGTCGCTTCACTTCTCCGGGAGGAAG GTTGTGGCCGCGTGggcttctctccccttccccgtCCGCTGCGGCCTCGCGCTCCCCGATATTTTGGGCGCCCGCGGGCAGGACGTGCCCTGGGAGCCGCTGTCGTCGTGTCGGGACCCGAAGCTCGGCCGCTGCTTCGCTCAGTCCGTGGTGCTGCGGGGGATCCGTGAAGAAAGCGGCGGCAG CCGCCCGGGGCAGCCGCCGGCATCTCCGCTGCACGCGTGCGGCGTCGAGGAGACGCTGCAGCGTTACCTGCACGGCGCCTTTCCCGGGGCCTTCAG CACGTGCTACGTGCTGGAGCAGCCGTGCCCGACGCTCCCCCCGTTCCCCCAGTTCTTCTCTCCCCTCCTGAGCGGACGCGGTTTCCTGCTGGACAAACCCCCCGCTCGTTCCTCTGCAG CGGTGGAGAGCGTCCCGGTGCTGGCGGCGCTGCAGTCGGCCCCGGTTCTgcaccagctgctctggggtttGCGCCGGGACGCGCGGAGGTTGAACACGCGGCGCTGGGCGAGTTTCTTCGCGGCCGGGGTGGAACAGGACGATTTCCAGGAGGCCCTGGAGGAGCTCGGGACGCTGGCCCAGTGCTACCAGAACGGGTTTCGGGACGAGGACGACGCCGATTCAGACTAA
- the MSTO1 gene encoding protein misato homolog 1 isoform X1, giving the protein MPGEAVTVQLGHYAGCVGAHWWGLQAAALLRPDAAELRSSALLRAGRDARTPRTPRLVALELKGGVGALGPGGTAGEPGAPATWDGDVADYRESSGGGSAPRAGGDSTENAPSEGKGGSSASVPGAAPARDGPVRLWSDYLNVRLHPKSLYVIPQYMHDGECGVLEAFGQGERLLQDPGCLEELEDRLHFYVEECDYLQGFQVLCDLHDGFSGVGAKVTELLYDEYSGKGILTWGLTPLASPGDHRKDVCRLLNTVLGTVHLARHSSLLCPLSLSGTLGIKPQPPVTFPYIDYDASLNYHSSAILAAALDTLTAPYRLRAAPGSMAHLAESLHFSGRKVVAAWASLPFPVRCGLALPDILGARGQDVPWEPLSSCRDPKLGRCFAQSVVLRGIREESGGSSRPGQPPASPLHACGVEETLQRYLHGAFPGAFSTCYVLEQPCPTLPPFPQFFSPLLSGRGFLLDKPPARSSAAVESVPVLAALQSAPVLHQLLWGLRRDARRLNTRRWASFFAAGVEQDDFQEALEELGTLAQCYQNGFRDEDDADSD; this is encoded by the exons ATGCCGGGGGAGGCGGTGACGGTGCAGCTCGGGCACTACGCGGGGTGCGTGGGAGCGCACtggtgggggctgcag GCCGCCGCGCTGCTGCGGCCCGATGCCGCCGAGCTCCGCAGCTCCGCGCTGCTCCGCGCCGGCCGGGACGCGCGGACCCCGCGAACCCCGCGCCTGGTGGCGCTGGAGCTGAAAG GCGGCGTGGGCGCGCTGGGGCCCGGCGGCACCGCGGGGGAACCGGGCGCACCGGCGACATG GGACGGGGACGTGGCCGATTACCGGGAGAGCTCGGGCGGGGGCTCCGCACCGCGGGCCGGCGGGGACAGCACG GAAAACGCTCCCTCTGAGGGAAAAGGAGGTTCCAGCGCGTCGGTTCCAG GGGCGGCTCCGGCCCGGGACGGTCCCGTCCGGCTCTGGTCCGATTACCTCAACGTGCGCCTGCACCCCAAGAGCCTCTACGTGATCCCTCAGTACATGCACGACGG GGAGTGCGGCGTTCTCGAAGCCTTTGGCCAAGGCGAGCGGCTCCTGCAGGATCCCGGCTGCCTCGAGGAGCTGGAGGATCGGCTGCATTTCTACGTCGAGGAGTGCGATTATCTGCAG GGGTTTCAGGTCCTTTGCGACCTGCACGACGGGTTCTCCGGGGTCGGCGCCAAAGTGACGGAGCTGCTGTACGACGAGTATTCGGGCAAAGGGATCCTGACCTGGGGCTTGACGCCGCTCGCCAGCCCCGGC GATCATCGGAAGGACGTTTGCCGGCTGCTGAACACGGTGCTGGGCACGGTGCACCTGGCCCGGCAcagctccctcctctgccccttGTCACTCAGCGGGACTTTGGGGATTAAACCACAACCTCCCGTCACGTTTCCGTACATCGACTACGAC GCGTCGCTCAACTACCACAGCAGCGCGATTTTGGCCGCGGCGCTGGACACGCTGACGGCTCCGTATCggctccgcgccgccccgggCTCCATGGCGCACCTCGCCGAGTCGCTTCACTTCTCCGGGAGGAAG GTTGTGGCCGCGTGggcttctctccccttccccgtCCGCTGCGGCCTCGCGCTCCCCGATATTTTGGGCGCCCGCGGGCAGGACGTGCCCTGGGAGCCGCTGTCGTCGTGTCGGGACCCGAAGCTCGGCCGCTGCTTCGCTCAGTCCGTGGTGCTGCGGGGGATCCGTGAAGAAAGCGGCGGCAG CAGCCGCCCGGGGCAGCCGCCGGCATCTCCGCTGCACGCGTGCGGCGTCGAGGAGACGCTGCAGCGTTACCTGCACGGCGCCTTTCCCGGGGCCTTCAG CACGTGCTACGTGCTGGAGCAGCCGTGCCCGACGCTCCCCCCGTTCCCCCAGTTCTTCTCTCCCCTCCTGAGCGGACGCGGTTTCCTGCTGGACAAACCCCCCGCTCGTTCCTCTGCAG CGGTGGAGAGCGTCCCGGTGCTGGCGGCGCTGCAGTCGGCCCCGGTTCTgcaccagctgctctggggtttGCGCCGGGACGCGCGGAGGTTGAACACGCGGCGCTGGGCGAGTTTCTTCGCGGCCGGGGTGGAACAGGACGATTTCCAGGAGGCCCTGGAGGAGCTCGGGACGCTGGCCCAGTGCTACCAGAACGGGTTTCGGGACGAGGACGACGCCGATTCAGACTAA